Proteins co-encoded in one Alcanivorax sp. genomic window:
- the pdxH gene encoding pyridoxamine 5'-phosphate oxidase, giving the protein MKDVREEYHAEGLTEDSLHADPLEQARRWVDEAIEAGLPLPNAMTLATVSKDGQPSSRVVLLKGIEGGGFTFFTHYDSRKGEEIAANPKVSFTMFWQPFDRQMIVIGEAHKVDREESDTYFASRPHASQVSAAISPQSRPASREWLEEEVARLQKEFPSAPVPRPEQWGGYRIYPTELQFWHGRPNRLHDRFRFTRQADGSWQRERLAP; this is encoded by the coding sequence ATGAAAGATGTGCGCGAAGAATACCACGCAGAAGGACTCACTGAAGATTCTCTGCACGCGGATCCCCTGGAGCAGGCCCGTCGCTGGGTCGATGAAGCTATCGAGGCAGGGCTGCCGCTACCCAACGCAATGACTCTGGCTACCGTCAGCAAAGACGGGCAGCCTTCCTCCCGGGTTGTGCTGCTGAAAGGCATTGAAGGGGGTGGCTTTACCTTCTTTACCCACTACGACAGCCGCAAGGGTGAGGAAATTGCCGCCAACCCAAAGGTGTCTTTCACCATGTTCTGGCAGCCGTTCGACCGGCAGATGATTGTCATCGGTGAAGCGCACAAGGTGGACCGGGAAGAGTCCGATACCTATTTCGCCTCGCGCCCCCATGCCAGCCAGGTCAGTGCTGCCATTTCCCCCCAGAGCCGCCCCGCCAGCCGGGAATGGCTGGAAGAGGAAGTGGCTCGTCTGCAGAAGGAATTCCCTTCCGCCCCGGTGCCCAGACCAGAACAGTGGGGAGGCTATCGCATTTACCCCACCGAACTGCAGTTCTGGCACGGTCGGCCGAACCGGCTGCATGACCGGTTTCGCTTTACACGACAGGCTGATGGCAGCTGGCAACGGGAGCGACTGGCTCCCTGA